DNA from Methanobrevibacter thaueri:
CAGAAAAAATAAAGAAATTATACAAGACCAAAAATGGAATTCTAACCTTTTTAGACTTCCAAATGCAAAACTGGACACAAAAACACATAAAAATTAAATAAGCCTATAAAATTTTACAGACTCAAAAAATTAAAAATAGTATTATTGGGTATTGAGGTTTAATTTCATACATTACTTAATACAAACAACAATAATTCTAGGACTGCATGCACACAGACAAGAATTGCTATTAATTCTAATATTTTAGATTCGTGTTAAATTGCCTCAATATCTATAAAAATTGCTTTTTATTTTATATTGTCTGGTGTTAACAAAATTATTAAAAAAATAAGAATAAATAAAGTTCAATTTAGTAAAAACTTTATCTTTATTAAATTTCAAAAGTGAGTGGCATATGATCACTTAACTCTAACCATTTATCTGCATCACCAATTTGTAAATCTTTAACTTTATCTGGTGATGAGAATACATGATCTAAATGAAATGGTTTATCTAATTTTCTATACCAGTAAAATGTAGCTATTGATTCTTCACCTTGCAGTTCACAATTCAAATAATGATATGTATCAACAAGTCCTTTCTCAGATAACCTTTCTGCCATTTCTAAAACATTTTTTCCATGACGTTTATCAGCTAGTCTAACATCACAGTTAAAATCACCGCAGATAATCATGTCTTCATTGAAGAATCCTGAATCCTTGTGTTCATCATAATATTTAGTAATTTCTTTAGGATAATGAAGTACCTTGCTTCCTTCCATATTTGGATTTGTCCAGATGCCTAAAAGATTAAAAGCATCATTAACAGTAACTGGTATGAAATATCTGAGTCCTTTATCATCCAATTCTATTAATTTTAATTTAATATTATCTTTAGCAAATATTCCAAGACCATAATATTGATTTTCACCAACCCAATAATAATTGGAAGCAAATTCACTATATTTTTTTGAATTAACTATTTCCGGATTTTCACATTCCTGAATTACATAAATATCAGCATTCTCTTCAAGAATAGCTGGAAACTTTTCACTGAATTTACCGTTGGCATTCCAAGTAACTATTTTCATAAATATTTTTCCCCTTATACAATTACTATTCAAATATTTTCTATATTGTCCAGAAGATTACAAATTAACTCTTTGATTTTATCAAATTTTTCTTCACCAGGAATCAATCCAAAAGCACCTACAGATTCGAATTCATTTTCATAATATATCCTATGATTTCTACCAGGATACAATACATATGCTCCAATTGTATTTGGAATTGCATCTTTATATGCATGCATTTTAACAATATCCTCATTTTTAAAGGTTTCAGAATCAACATACATTTTATACTTAGCATCAAAATGAATATAATATGTTTTATTATTTGCGTGAACTTCCAATGAATAATCTGGCCTTAATTGAACAGAATATGATTTATAATCATCATCACTTCTTTTAAATGTTTTATTATATAATAATTTTACATCATATCCTTTATAATTAAAAGTTTTACCTATTCCTTCACCTAATTTCAGTGACATTTTATCATCAGTGAATACAAATATGTCTTCAAAATTAACTTTCATATCACATATAATTTCCAAGATTTCAATTAGCTGGAAATAACACCAATATTCATATAATTCAAAGACTTTCTTTTCATGGCCTTTTAATTCATCAGACAGTTCTCTCCATTTTAATTTAAATCCAAATTCAAACATTAAGTAATAGGATAGAATATCTCTATAACCTTCCTTTTTCTGAAGTACTTGAGAATTCAACGGAATATAATTTAAACGGGAAATTTCCTTGAAATATTTTTGAGACAAATAATAATTCAATTCCTTTTTATATATCTTCAATTTATCAGATGCATAACCCTCATCAAGATCATTGAGAAGATGAATAATAAAATCATGAATCAATTCTAAAAAGTATTTATAGAATTTGTTTTCGGCAACATCAATTGTATCTTCATTTTTTGTTTCATTAATCCTTAATGGAATATCAGCATATAATTCTTCAGAATCAAGAATTGCATCAATTAAATCATTTGGATTAATATTTTGTGCAAAAGAAATTGGAACTTCTTCTTTAACATTTTCTAAAGTAGAATATAAATTTCTGGAAAGATATTCAATGATTGAAGGCAAATGCTCTTCCTGAAAAATATATTCCAAAATCATAAACTTTTCATAGGGGCTCTGATTATTATTTTCAAGAATGAATTCTTGATAGCTGGGTGAATTCAGTTCAAATATAATTCCAGAGGCATATTTTGATAAATCACCTATCATTTTAGGATAATGTTTATTGTAATTAAGTTTTCTGGACTGGACTTCGATTGGAAGCTTGAAAACACATTCCTCCTCATGATAAATGTCTAAGAAAGTCTTTCCAACATAACTGGAAAACTGCAGACTGCCTTTATAATTATTACTAAATTTGAATAAAGTCAATGGAGAATTATCTGGAAAATTATTAAGTGTTTTGAATACTTCAAGATTATCATAATCTGTTTCGAAGGAAATATCATATTTTAACTCTTCTAAAATACAAATGTTTGCAAACTCATTAGTTTTATTGTAAATAATAGGTATGTCTTGACTATAATTATATTTGATAGGGACATTATTCAATTCAATATTATCTAGATTAATAGTATTGTTTTGAGAATAATGACTTTCACTAGTTAATGTTATTGTCCCAACAGGAGTTGTTATTTTTACAGTTTGTTTCATTTTAAAACCTAATTAATAAAAGATACATACCTCTGTTTATCCAATACATCAATCATTTCTTCCAATTTTGCTTTTGAAGTTGGATAATCATCACAGGCTTGTAAAAGTTCGTTTAAAGTTTCTCCAATTACCTTTTGAGATCCGTGTAACTTTGGAAGCATCTTCTGTTTTATTTGTGCATCAAAATATCTTTTCCAGTTAGTCCAATTTTTTGGTTCATCTTCATATTTATATGCTGCAAGCATAAAACGGGTGATTTCATTAATTACTCTGAATCCAAAATCAAAACCTGCTTTTCTAAGGATGTTTTGAAATTTAAACATCTCATCTGAATATTCTTCCCAAAATTCATCATTATCAAATTGTTGTTCTAATTCTTGAATTGACATTTCCTGAATTGGTTTTCCCCAGATTTCTTGATCGATTAAAATATCTTCTAAATATCCAATATCTCCTTTAGGTTTTACCATATTGAATTTATTTGTCATATAATCCTTTGCCGAATAAGTTTTAAATTCAATGGTATTTGCTCTATCTAACACTTTAGGGGAAAACATATAAGTTGTCTCATCAACATTAACAGTTCCAATAATGAATAAATTAGGAGGTATTTCAAGTTCATCTTCTCCATGTAAAGGAATAGCTTCATTACTTTCAATTGCAGATAGGAAGTCTGCAAAATACCTTTCAACATGAGAAAGATTCATTTCATCGAGAATAAGGAAATGTGGATAAGATTTTTCTTGAGATTTTTCAATTAAATAATATGCTGGGGTGTATTGAGGTTCATTTTTAATAATATTAAAATAACCTAAAATATGTCTGTTTTCTGTCCAATTGGCGCCCACAGGAATAATTTTATAATTATCTTTTTCATTCAAATATTTTGCAAATAATTGTGAAAGCTTAGTTTTACCAGTTCCAGAATTACCGGTTAAAATTACAAATGGTTTGATCTTGAGAGACAATAAATAATTCTCAATAGTTTCTCTACTGAAATAGTAACCCTCATCTATCAAGTAGTCATAAAATGAATCATATTTTTTCTTTTCAAATAATTTATTAATATTTGCTAATTTTTGATTATCAATGATTTCTGTTAATGTTTTTATTGAAAAAGTATAGGGAGAATCCCAATTTCCATTATGCGTCCAAGTAACTTTTCTTAATTTATGATAAGGTTTATTTGTATCATACATATAATCTGATTCTACAATACCCCTGCCTATAATTGTTTTAGTTCCCTTTCTGACGAATATTACATCCCCAATTTTCATATCATGGACAAACTGCCAACAAGCAAGAGAATCATTAGTAGGATAAGTTTCATCGTCACGAATTTCTTGTAGTTTATGTGCTATTTCATCTTGAGAATTATACTGATTTAGATCACCAGTTCCACTATACCCAATTCCAACATCACCATTTTGACAAAATTCATCCCACCATCCTGCACCTTCGCCTGGTGAAATTAACCAATATCTAATTGATTCAGAACCTATTTCATTTTCTTTGGAGGTAGTGTCTTTAGGGAGCATATCTATATTAATTCTATCAGGTCTTTTAGACTTATCATAGTTTTCTAAAGCTTCAACTAATTCCTCCCTTAATGTGTTATAAAATACGCGTTTACCCTCTTGATTTCTTTTTCTGGCACCATAGAAAAATCTTGGAACCCATATCTCTTTTTCATCGTTGCCATATATTTCTGTTTTATTGAAACGCTCCTTTAATCTTTTTGACGTGTTAACGATATTTGAGTTGTAGGTTTTTTCATTAGGATATCCCAATTCTTCTCGTTTTTTAATAATATCATCATAAGATGCAGTATGATCTTCAAAGTTGTAATTTATCTCTAAAATATTAAGTGTTTTATTATCAATTAAATTTTCATCTTCTAATGCTTCAATCCATTCATCAACAGTTAAATACATGTTATCTGAATAATTGTCATAGATATAATCTTGAATTTTAATAATTTGTTTTAAATCATTTTTCAAAATTTCCTCTGAAGGAATATTGTCTTTTTCATAAAGTTTACATAAGATCATTCCACTTTTATGGATATCAGCAGTTTTAGATTTTGAATTTAAATCAAATGTTTCATCGAAATAATTAATATCAAATGGAGAATTTCCAAGTAATGCTTTAATGTGTATAGCTTTAGTTCTTAAATGTTCCGGAACAAATACTCCATACCTTTCTTCTAATTCTGCATAATTAAAAACTCTCAAAACCAAATATACTCCTGTCATATCAGCTTTAAAAAAATAACCGCTTGCAATGTTGTTATCATTATCTGGTTTGAATACTCCAATCCATGGAATTTCAGATAGTCTGCCAACTCCTGCAGATGCAGTAATCTTATAAGTAGAATCTTCAACTAAATCACTAACTTCATTTTTCAATGTTTGTTGGATGTGGTGAGCAATTGGCGCACTTGTATAGTCATTTTCTTCACGTGCTTCCAGATATTCCTCTAAAACTTTTTGAAAATCATCATTTAACATAAATATTCACCATTACTATTTATAATTAGTTTAAATAAAATCTCCTTTAGGTTTTGCTTCAATTCCTAATTTCTTATACATTCTTCTGGTTGCAGGATTGGATTCAATAGCTAAATATTTATCCCCATCATCTCCGTGTTGGGGTATGACTTCATTTTCCATCCAGTATTTCTTTAATGCAGGTGGTTGACGGCCGAAGTTCCAGAATGATTCATCCGGCTCAAAACCAGTTTTTTCTTTAAGGTCTCTAAGGATTTTATGAGATCTTCTGTAAGGACTTGCAGTTATTAAAATAACATAATTGTCTTTAATCAAATTAATTAAATCTGCTTCATATTTTTGGGATTTAATTTTTTTATCCAAAGGCATTGTTCTTATTTCTTTTGAGTTAGCTATTAACGTATAATTCAAATCCAGTAGAATTATTTTGTCTTTAGGAATTTCCAATTTGTCTTCACGGACGTCCTCTTCTTCCTCTTCTGTTTCAATTATTTTTATTCCGCATTGGTAACAGAATTCGTTATCGTTATTGTTTACTGTGCCACATACGGGGCATGAATTTAATTCCAATACAATCGGCGCATGGTCTGAACCCATTTGGTCTTTTAGGATATATGAGTCAGTCAAAGTATTATCAAAAGTGTTTGACACTAAAAAGTAATCAAATCTGTACCCTTTGTTTTCTTCTCTAAATCCTTTTCTGTTTGGCCACCATGAGAAATTGTCTCCTTCCGGATGGAACTTTCTGAATGCATCAACATACTTGGTTAATATTTCCTTAAACCATTCCTGCTCTTCAGGCAAGAACCCTGATTTGCCTTTGATATTCTTAGGATTTTTAGCATCAATCTCAGCAGATATTCTGTTGAAATCTCCACATATTATTGATGGCTTATTTGATTTGTAAACATATTTTGTGAACTCATCATAGAATCTGTATTTACGATCAAGCCTTTCAGGTGAGCTAGCACCGGATGGGCAATAAACATTATACAGATAAAAGTTTTCAAACTCCATTCTGATTACTCTTCCTTCAGCATCAAACTCCTTATCTCCAAAACCTTTCCTGACAGAAAGAGGTTCAACCTTTGTATAAACAGCAGTACCATAAAAATTGACCAGTTGAGAAGCAGGATAATTGTAAGAAATGTAATTTTCAATTTCCGGTATTTCAGTTGACTTTACTTCTTGAAGACATAATATGTCCGGGTCTTGAGCTATTATCTCTTCTAAAAAACCTTTTTCGATTATTGATTTGAATCCATTAACATTCCAGGATATGATCTTCATTGATATCACTCAATATAGTATTGTTGTTAATAACTTATGGTAGTTGATAAATTTATAATTAATGTGGAATGTCATTACCCGTTGCAATTATTGTTAACGACAATTTAAAAACAAAATAATGTCGTTTGTTGAGCTTCTTTTTTATTGTGTTTTGACCATCATTATGAAATATATTTTAATAAATCATTAATTTGAAATATTACAGGTAACATCTGAATAACAGTTAAGTTTTTGCCATTTAAATGAATTTTCAAATTTAATTTTCCGCAAAAAATAACTCTTTTTGTAGTGAAAAATAAGTATTTTACAATTACCATGTGCATAATGACAAAGTTGTTTTAAGATTTGTTTGAATGTTTCATTTAAATTCAATACCATCTAATTAATTCATATGGTTATTAATGCAACTCATAGAATAAATGTGCCTAAATTCAATTATTTTGATAGTTGATTTGCTGGAAAAAATAGTCGGAAAGTGGCAAAGCATGAAAAAATAAAAAAACAATATTGGCAGGACAAATTCGCCAAATCAATACGCAAAAAAGTATAAAAGTCAACAAATACAAATATAAAATTGCTTTATGCTTAATCAGCATACATAATCAATAGGAGGTGACAACATGGCAGAAACAAAAGAGTGGATCATTGCAATCGTAGGATACATCCTCGCATTAATATCTCCATTACTCGGTGTAATCGCTGGTGCAATAATCTACTTCACACAGAAGGAAAATCCGTTCCTCAGCAAGCATGGTAAATATATAATCATCGTTGCAGTTGCTGTATGGATTATAGGAATAATCCTCGTACTCGGAGGAATTGTACCATCATTAATATAGGCTAATTATACCTATACTTTTTTTATTTTTTTCTATTTTTACTATTTTAAGGAAAATTGAACCTATTCCAATTAATAACTTACCCTTTTTACACATAATTAAACTATCTTTAGCGAATTCACCATGTATGCTGTCTCGTTTGGATTGTCGGATGTGATGAACAGCTCAAGGTCATCCTTTTGAACATAGCTTCCGTACCTCTTAAATAGTATGAAATTAGCCTCATAGACCTTGACGCCGTCAACAATCTGGTAGGGACTTTTCATTTCCGCCTCTATTTCCTTTTGAAATCCCCTGACCTCAAAGTCAAGCATCTTGTCATATTCAAGGACATTTATCGAATAGGAATCACCGCCAACGATCTTGGTGTGACCCACCTTCACAATCTTGGCCGTGAAATTACTGCAGTTGGTTGTGCTTAAGCTGAATAGATTGAAGTCATACCTGCCGTTTTCGGGAAGGAAAACCTCATCGCCCGTGAAATCGCTGTGGATTTCACTGAAAAGGATTGGATTTAAAAGCATGAACGCCAGGCATGCCACCACCGTGACGGTGACAGTGCTTGTTATGAATGCCCTCATTTCACACACCTACATTGTACCTTAGCAGGTAGAAGTTCTTCAATGCCAAAAACGGGTCTCCCGTCATCAGATAGCTTGCCGCCATGAAAATAATTGCATGGGTTAAAACGATTATGCCCAGAAGGGCAAAAACCAGTTTAAACTGTTCGAATAAGTAAATGTTATCAACTCCTAATTGGTTTTTAGAAGCATTAATATAATGGTCTGGTTGAGTATATTAATGGCTGTGTACTAATATTGTGGTGAGGTTGTTTAAGTAGTTTTTGTTAATTATATCTTATATATGGTTATTTAATTTTAATCATGCCAAAAATAAAAATAATGGTGGGGTTATTGGTGGTTTTTAATTATTCAAAATCAGATGGATCATACTCCTCATCATCATAGTAGTATTCATCATCATAATAATACTCATCATCACTGGAAGCATCATCCACTCCATCAGAATAGCCCTGATTGTAAGCTGAATCAGAAGTTCCTGAAGCTTCACCTATGCAAACCCATTCTCCATTGGATTTCAATTGGTATAAATAATCATAATGCTCAACAACGTCTCCAACATGATAATAACCTACAATGCTTCCGTCATCAGCATAGAAAGGGTATGTCTTATCATTATTGGAAGTTGAGGCAGGTGCGCTTTCAGTGGCGTTTACAGTGTCATTTGACTGTTTTCCCTGTTTCCAGTGAATGCTGTTCAGGATATCAATCATTTCCTGCTGGTCGATTCCTATTATGAAAACACTTTGATTAACAGTATTATTATGCTTTATGCCTATAAACACTTCCTTAATATTTTTTTCATCATAATCAAAGCCCAACTGGTCACCCAGTTCCATGACGCTATTCTTATCAAGTTTGTACAATCCGTTATCCTGCTTGACACCACTGCCCACAATGGCATCGGATAAAACTTTTGAGGCCAATGCTCCAGCAAGAGTGTTGGTGTCTACACCTATTAATGTTGTGTTCTTGCCGGTCACATAAGTATTGCCAAGCTCATCACCTTTTTCGAGTTTAGTGCTTGCAGGCACTTGTATTGTGGTTCCGTTTTCAAATAATTCAACTGTTTTTACAGGTTCTTTCATTAAATGAATTGCGATTGCTCCTCCCAATGCAACAATTATTCCTATTAAACATATTATTATTATCTTATTCCTATTTTCCATATTAACTACCTTAAAATATTTTACATTAAAGAGTATATTACTCATAATATTTATATAATTTTATCCCATCTTATTAACACATTTAGTTAGATGCACCTACTAATCCGCACTTCCGCAGAAATGGAAAAATTTCACTCATAATATTCACAATATCTTCCAAAAGCGAGGGGATGTCCCAAACGGCAATAATACTCAACATATCCTCCCTCATCAAAATCGCCAACTATTCCAGCGGCACTGTCAAGAAATTCCTCATAACAATGCTGACAGCCCCAACCGCAATAGCCACCTCTTTTCCTTTCATTAACTTGCACTCTACGGTTCCTTTGATTTGCCTCTGCAATTCTGGCTTTCTTTTCCCTGCTCTCCTTTAACCTTTCCTCGGCCGCCTTTTTGATTTTCTGCTGCTCTTCTGCTTCCTTGGCCATTCTGGCCTTTTCCTCTTCATGCTTGATTTTGTGTTCGGCTATCAGCTGGTCGACCCTGGACTCAATATCCTCACTTCTAATCTGGCCGGATTCTATTTCCCTTTCAAGCTGGTCTCTGATGGCTCTTCCAACAACGCTGAAATCCAATCCGTTATAGTATAACTTATTGCCGAAACTCTTATGGTAAATGAATTTCCCGCCGATTACCCTTTTAAGCTCTCTTTTGGCTTTTTTCTTTTCCATTTCATCAGGCACTGAGGGATTGTCGGATTTGTCTATTCTGTTTCCGCAATTGGGGCAGAAATTATCATCCTTTCGCAACTTGTTCCCGCAATAGATACAAAAATTGTTCATGTTAAACCCTTCTTAACAATTAATTCTATAAATAAACCTCAGATTAATAATTTGTCCATTTACTCAATTTCAAATGGAGACATTTCTATATTAATTTATATTATAACTTGTGTTTAAATATTATTATTTCCAAAAATACACACAAGAGAAACGCATGCCAAGTTTGGCATAAAGGGATTTCATTTAATCAAGAGGTGATAAAACATGGCGAAATTTTGCCCTAATTGTGGCATAGGAGTAGATGAAGACTCAGAATTCTGTACAGAATGCGGAACAAATCTGAAAACAGCAGTCAAACCAAAATCCACAGATGGGAGAATAAAAATCAGCAATTTCATAGGTGAAAATGACAATATCAAGGTACTTGATGAGCAGGGCCCATTCAAAATCATTGAATATGAAAAGGACCTGAGCGTGACACCCCAGGAAGCGATTTACAAGTATTTTTCAAGCAAGATGAACGTGAGGCCAAGGCAATTGGTGGTTGACTTGAGCAAAACCCAGGGAATATATCTTCAGGCGGGAGCGATGCAATGGATGAGCGGTTCCAACAAGCTGTCATCAGGAATTAAGGGAATCGGCGATCTCGGTAAGAAATTCCTGAAGTCAACAGTTACCGGGGAGACCACCGTCAAGCCGGAATACAGCGGAGACGGATATCTTGTAACCGAACAGACCTACAAGCACCTCATCCTTCTTGACTTGAAGGACTGGAACCATAACCTGATGATTGATGACGGCCTGTTTTTGGCCGCTGAAAAATCGGTTAATCTCTCAGTCAAAAAAAGAACAAACCTGTCAAGTGCACTTGCAGCCGCCGAAGGACTGTTCAACACTGTTCTTCATGGAAACGGCCATGTTTGCCTTGAATCACGAATACCACTTAAGGAGCTGATCATCATTGAACTGGAAAACGATACCGTTTCAATCGACGGACCGATGGCAATAGCCTGGACAAGCGACCTTGAACTGACCGTTGAAAGGTCTGCAAAAACATTCGTTGGTTCTGCCGTTTCAGGTGAAGGCTTTGTGAACGTTTACCGTGGAACAGGTAAGATTTTGATGGCTCCATTGACAGGTCATCTCAAACTTAGGGATCTGCCAACATCAGACAAATGATTGTAGAAGCTTTAATGCTTTTACATTCTCCACTTCTATTTTTAAAGCACATCTTGTTAATTTTTTCATAAAAAAAGAAAAGAGATAAGATATCTCTGAATTTTAAACGATACTGTTTCGCAATGCCAATATAATAAGGAGAGACAAGCTCCCCAGGACATGCCATTGAATATCTATTCCTACTCAAATACATTCTTTGTGAATGTGTTCTGCAATTCAACATCCTCAACCAGGAGGTAATGTATCATTCCGTTTCCGGGTGAGTGGGCCTCGACTATCTTGCAGGTGATGTTGTTGTATGAAACGTCGGCAAGCTTGTCCTCAATGACAGGAAGCTTTAAGGCGTCGGTTTCGTTCATGACCAGATAGTCCCCGTTTGTCGGCAGGACAACATATCCCTCAAGGCCTTCCATCCAGTCCCTTGTGTCATTGTTGTTGTAGGTTACCTGATCGGAGTCCATGTTGCTCCAATCCTCCGCAGTGGACCTTGGGCTGATTGCATACACGTAGAATGATACGTTTTCAATTTCAAAGTCGTTTTCCTCGTCAACCGGAGAATCCTCACCCAGAAGACTTGTGAATATTCCGGCACTTACACTTGAAATGCTGAACATAAGTATTATGAAAACTATTAAAAAATATCTCTTTTTCATGATAACACTCCCTTAATTAAAGTTTTAAATGTATAAATTATTATACTTTTCGAAAAAACATTCAATTGTCGGCGCTATCCGATTAGAAGCCTGAGGTTTGCTACTGGAGTCTGTCTCAAGTGATAATCATCAAATGTTTTCTTGCAGTTCTCACCATAGATTTCAGGATGATCGTAGGTGAAGCAGTCATGCCCGTAAAAACCCTGAATATAATTCGGATTCTCCTTCAGCTCCTCTTCAACCCTTTGTCTCATCAGCTCCAATGCCTCTCCCTCATAATTTTCCAGAAAGAGTTCAACAACCCTCTTCTCATACTCCTTATAGGTCATGGGATAGTCTTCCTCATTCAAAGCCATGAAATCATCCCCCTAATCGAAGCCTCCTCCAAGAGTCATGTGCAGGAAATTGACCGGTATGGACTCGAGAAGATAATCCCCAAATACCTTTTTGCAGTTCTTACCATAGATTTCCGGATGGTCATAGCGAAAACAGCTTTCGGCATACAATCCCCTTATGAGATTGGGATCCTTCTTTAAGGCACACTCCAATCTGTCAGTGACAACTTCCCGTTTGCCCTTGGGATATGGATCAAGGAAGAGCTCAATCACCCTCTTTTCATACTCCTCATAATCCATTGGATATTTACTCATTTCAATCACACCCTCCTTTTTTAAGCCTGATTAATCCTTAAAGAATTCCCCTTCATCGCTCATTCCTATTGGGAAGGAGCATCTCTCATGCCATTCGGGAGTGTTCACCTCAGGAATCGGATCATTATCAGATGACTTAATGAATTGCTTCCTCAGTTTCTTAACCATCATCTCCTCAAGGTCTGTGGTGTTCTCAAAGGCCTCCACAAATCCGTCCGGCAGATGCAGGAGCACTATCTGTGTTTTTCCCTCATATGTGAATATGTCCAGTACCTTGAATTTGGAATTCCTGTTGGCGGTGTGCAGTCCCCAATCGGTTCCATGCTCAAACTGGGAGAGATCGGCCATGTACTGTGAGAGTATCAGGTACCTGTGGGTTGTTGTCATGCCTCCTATCTTATTGGTGGCATCAACGAATCCCCTTTCCATCAATATCTGGCCCGGCTCGTATTTGGCTGCAAGCTCTTCATTAAGGTTAACGTCACGGACGTATCTGGATGAGCCGTTGAGTATTGTCCTCACCACATTGTATTCCGGTGACTGAGGGTCCTCTGCAGGGTTCTTGTCATGCTGCACGTAAGGGTAGGCGTTCTTGAGGTATTCTGTATACTCCCAGTCAATCAAATCCTCGTTTTCGCATATCCTGCGTATCTCATCCCTGACCTCCATCAGGGCAAATCCGAAGAGGTTTTCCTCGCCTCCCCACTCATCATCTGAGATGTAAACCAGGGACTGGTCGCCGGTTGCCAATAGCTTTTTCTTCAAATCCTCATCCTGCATGATCTTGTAGTAGCAGGCATTGAGACAGACAGTGTATTTAAACTCCTCCCATCTGTCCTTTTCGCTTTCGGGAACCTCATAGTCTCTCAAGACCTCAATTTGAGTGTCAACGCTGTAATTTCCTGTAAACGATCCGTATCTTGAATACAACACCATGTGCTCAATTGACCTGAACATGTGTGTATCGTTTTGAAACTCCTTTTCATCGGACATGGTTATGAAGTCATTTACGATTCTCCAATCATCACCGATTTGTGAGTATTTAGGCTCTCCGTAGTCCCTCCACAGGAACCCCATGAGGACCTCCCTTGGTGAGTTGAATTTTCTCTTCT
Protein-coding regions in this window:
- a CDS encoding endonuclease/exonuclease/phosphatase family protein, whose protein sequence is MKIVTWNANGKFSEKFPAILEENADIYVIQECENPEIVNSKKYSEFASNYYWVGENQYYGLGIFAKDNIKLKLIELDDKGLRYFIPVTVNDAFNLLGIWTNPNMEGSKVLHYPKEITKYYDEHKDSGFFNEDMIICGDFNCDVRLADKRHGKNVLEMAERLSEKGLVDTYHYLNCELQGEESIATFYWYRKLDKPFHLDHVFSSPDKVKDLQIGDADKWLELSDHMPLTFEI
- a CDS encoding DUF2357 domain-containing protein — protein: MKQTVKITTPVGTITLTSESHYSQNNTINLDNIELNNVPIKYNYSQDIPIIYNKTNEFANICILEELKYDISFETDYDNLEVFKTLNNFPDNSPLTLFKFSNNYKGSLQFSSYVGKTFLDIYHEEECVFKLPIEVQSRKLNYNKHYPKMIGDLSKYASGIIFELNSPSYQEFILENNNQSPYEKFMILEYIFQEEHLPSIIEYLSRNLYSTLENVKEEVPISFAQNINPNDLIDAILDSEELYADIPLRINETKNEDTIDVAENKFYKYFLELIHDFIIHLLNDLDEGYASDKLKIYKKELNYYLSQKYFKEISRLNYIPLNSQVLQKKEGYRDILSYYLMFEFGFKLKWRELSDELKGHEKKVFELYEYWCYFQLIEILEIICDMKVNFEDIFVFTDDKMSLKLGEGIGKTFNYKGYDVKLLYNKTFKRSDDDYKSYSVQLRPDYSLEVHANNKTYYIHFDAKYKMYVDSETFKNEDIVKMHAYKDAIPNTIGAYVLYPGRNHRIYYENEFESVGAFGLIPGEEKFDKIKELICNLLDNIENI
- a CDS encoding MrcB family domain-containing protein, which gives rise to MLNDDFQKVLEEYLEAREENDYTSAPIAHHIQQTLKNEVSDLVEDSTYKITASAGVGRLSEIPWIGVFKPDNDNNIASGYFFKADMTGVYLVLRVFNYAELEERYGVFVPEHLRTKAIHIKALLGNSPFDINYFDETFDLNSKSKTADIHKSGMILCKLYEKDNIPSEEILKNDLKQIIKIQDYIYDNYSDNMYLTVDEWIEALEDENLIDNKTLNILEINYNFEDHTASYDDIIKKREELGYPNEKTYNSNIVNTSKRLKERFNKTEIYGNDEKEIWVPRFFYGARKRNQEGKRVFYNTLREELVEALENYDKSKRPDRINIDMLPKDTTSKENEIGSESIRYWLISPGEGAGWWDEFCQNGDVGIGYSGTGDLNQYNSQDEIAHKLQEIRDDETYPTNDSLACWQFVHDMKIGDVIFVRKGTKTIIGRGIVESDYMYDTNKPYHKLRKVTWTHNGNWDSPYTFSIKTLTEIIDNQKLANINKLFEKKKYDSFYDYLIDEGYYFSRETIENYLLSLKIKPFVILTGNSGTGKTKLSQLFAKYLNEKDNYKIIPVGANWTENRHILGYFNIIKNEPQYTPAYYLIEKSQEKSYPHFLILDEMNLSHVERYFADFLSAIESNEAIPLHGEDELEIPPNLFIIGTVNVDETTYMFSPKVLDRANTIEFKTYSAKDYMTNKFNMVKPKGDIGYLEDILIDQEIWGKPIQEMSIQELEQQFDNDEFWEEYSDEMFKFQNILRKAGFDFGFRVINEITRFMLAAYKYEDEPKNWTNWKRYFDAQIKQKMLPKLHGSQKVIGETLNELLQACDDYPTSKAKLEEMIDVLDKQRYVSFIN
- a CDS encoding exodeoxyribonuclease III: MKIISWNVNGFKSIIEKGFLEEIIAQDPDILCLQEVKSTEIPEIENYISYNYPASQLVNFYGTAVYTKVEPLSVRKGFGDKEFDAEGRVIRMEFENFYLYNVYCPSGASSPERLDRKYRFYDEFTKYVYKSNKPSIICGDFNRISAEIDAKNPKNIKGKSGFLPEEQEWFKEILTKYVDAFRKFHPEGDNFSWWPNRKGFREENKGYRFDYFLVSNTFDNTLTDSYILKDQMGSDHAPIVLELNSCPVCGTVNNNDNEFCYQCGIKIIETEEEEEDVREDKLEIPKDKIILLDLNYTLIANSKEIRTMPLDKKIKSQKYEADLINLIKDNYVILITASPYRRSHKILRDLKEKTGFEPDESFWNFGRQPPALKKYWMENEVIPQHGDDGDKYLAIESNPATRRMYKKLGIEAKPKGDFI
- a CDS encoding DUF4870 domain-containing protein, with product MAETKEWIIAIVGYILALISPLLGVIAGAIIYFTQKENPFLSKHGKYIIIVAVAVWIIGIILVLGGIVPSLI
- a CDS encoding zinc-ribbon domain-containing protein produces the protein MNNFCIYCGNKLRKDDNFCPNCGNRIDKSDNPSVPDEMEKKKAKRELKRVIGGKFIYHKSFGNKLYYNGLDFSVVGRAIRDQLEREIESGQIRSEDIESRVDQLIAEHKIKHEEEKARMAKEAEEQQKIKKAAEERLKESREKKARIAEANQRNRRVQVNERKRGGYCGWGCQHCYEEFLDSAAGIVGDFDEGGYVEYYCRLGHPLAFGRYCEYYE